In the genome of Mytilus edulis chromosome 14, xbMytEdul2.2, whole genome shotgun sequence, the window TGCAATAGTGATATAAGTTGATTGCCGCCTACATGTTATGGTATGAAAACCGCGTACACATATTACTGTTGATTGATTGTGATTTCTTGATTGAAACGAAAAACAGTTTTGAAGACTAAGGGATACAGTGCGAAATGTCGAACGAATTACTCCTTTTCTATAAGTGGTATGCAGACTTTAGCAAAATCAAGAAAACAACTTATTCAACAACACGTCAAATATAGAGATCGGATTAAGGTCAACGTATATTTACCTTCATTCATTAACATTGTTACCACCAATAAAGAAAAAATCCACTGTTCATGATATTTTTTGGTcgtactttatcatgtttattgatcaacagaatttttttttttatttagataatttGGTGTTTATTGACGACCTTTACATCGTTAATGGCTCTACTATTTCTTTGCAATTTCTACAACTTCAAAGatatcaagttttaatttatttcatgaaAATCTGTCTTTTGTTTTGGAATATTAGTTATTTTTCATGACTTGGATTTTTTGTAATACACGTCTGTCCAAACATCgttcaatttataaaaattttatcaTGAAGTAACAATAATGGTCAGGAATTTGTACAATTGgtaattttctaaaataaattaaaattacttcgattttttttacaagaaaataAAAGCAAACGCAGATGTGTTTTTAATGTCTAAATTATACTAACATTATTTTTaggtttaaatgtaaaaaaaaagtttatgaagACTACATGTTAGATATGTGTAATAATACTTTGCTTTGCGTGAAATCCTAGAATTAGTGCAACTCATTTATAATGTATTATGACCATTGTCTTGTCTTTCTTATTCTAAGACACGCTTCAGTATGCCCAGTGTAAAGCTAAAAACGGAGAGAGTAAACCTGTGTGTGATGTTAATGAACAAGATACAGGCATAGGCCCTTTTTGCAATACAAACAGATGTTGTGAGCCGCCTATATGCATTGGTATGTAACAAATATCTCACCCGTTGTATAGTAAAGTAaatcacttttattttttgttaaacaagCAATGTACAAGTAAATGTAATTAACATGTCACTTCCATACATCTAGGTAAGTAAAATGTGTGTCACAAATACTAGTTCTGTTTACCTTTTTTAATGAGAAATGGTCAGAAAATTTCAGGATTTTTACTGCTTAGATTATGTAGATAGACGTAGGGaaatatggtatgagtgccaatgagacaactctccatccaagtaacgaTTGATTAAATAAAACCATTATAACATCAACAAAAAGCATATATGATTGCTATTTTTGGCTAtacgcaaaaccaggttcaacccaccatttgttttatttaaatgtccAATGTTATAGTTCATTTCTCTGTGTgatacattttagtgttgtgtttctgttgtgtcgtagttctcctcttatatctaatatgttttcctcagttttacttagtaacccggatttgtttgtttttttcttaatcgattcATGAAggttatatatctcaacttgtacgattcgctcgtgtatgtaacaaagtATTACATTTTAGAGAGAGaattttatgtattactgaaaaattattacaccagggttttcgatatcacaaaccggtcaaaacatttactaaattttatcaacggtataaggaaataattcataaatacaactcaacatgcagacatcatatatgttcaggtatttcacatgcaaatttttaatggaaatattcttttttaagcacaaaaatgtcagtattcacctcagaaactaacaaaacctttaaatagactcattaaaaagggatatagttacgatactattaaagattacatattttggctttaatattgattcacttatagggtctttgcattggaactaaacacatttatttaaaaaaaaaacaacagttgttggcattacacgggttatgttcttctcatatattttatgatagtatgatactcaACCCCtcacgggagggattgtgcctgatattcacatgatgaagacataatctttcaatcagtttaattgaggtctggagctggcatgtcagttaactgctagtagtatgttgttagttatgtattattgtcattttatttattttcttttgttacatcttttgacatcggactcagacttctcttgaactgaattttaatgtgcgtattgttatgcgtttacttttctacattggctagaggtataggaggagggttgagatctcataaacatgtttaaccccgcagcaattttgcgcctgtcccaagtcaggagcctcgggcctttgttagtcttgtatgattttctatttttgtttcttgtgtatgattcggagttaagtatgacgtccattatcactgtactagtatacatatttttgaggggccagctgaaggacacctacgggtgcgggaattctcgttacattgaagacccattggtggccttcggctgttgtctgctctatgatcggattgttgtcgctttgacacatttcctttcttaattttattatgaattttgaacagcggtattctgctgttgcctttttttgggtagtgaaaagatagaaaaaaaacaacacgaagACATGTTTATTAAAAAATCTTATCATTTTACAGTTTCAGTAGATTGCAACTGTAAAAGTAGTACTTCCAAGTGTCATCCGGATACTGAGTATCAGGACAACGCTGGAAATTGTTCAGGAAGTAATAGATGTTGCAAGCCCTGTTGTCGTAAGTTTTTGTATTAATCAAAACATAGCATACACCACGCGTTTCATCATTTAATTCAGTGACATTTATCTCGCTAAACGTATTGTATACATAAAAATTTAACCATTGCATCAAGTATGATACGATAATAATCATCTCAAGACTGatagatttttaaaattaaaatcgagAGTCGACGAGCGTTTTGAATAGTTAAATTTAATTGTCGAGATTGGATATATATCATATGGAACGAGGTTTTGTGATGGAATTAGTTTCTGTTTTGACTTTGAGACGATATGCAGATATCGTATACCTTCTTTTCAAATTACCTATTAACAGATATATTCTTTCTATGTAATGTCATCAGGCATTGTCGCCACTTTTTCACGATGTCGTAATATATTTGcagaggaaagcaagaacatTGAAAGTCATAATCAAATGCTGAGCAATGAATAAATGAGATCAAATGAACAACACGTCGTTAATTTatgtggtacccaacactttcactaaaattaattcggctcgtttaattttcataaaatttgcctTTAACAAAAACacgaaaattattttttttttgaaccaaccgttttgtcagaaaaattacactggctatatagcagtttgacaaacaccaattttgatcattgagaagcttaatattcctttaacaacacaacgtaattaaaacgtttagatgactttacagagttatctccctgtagcgttaggtaccaccttaataataataataaatggaTCAGTGAAAAGATGAATTGAAGAAGAATGAGACAAATATGGTCTCTCAGCTCTGAGGTCGTAATTTTGGTAATTACTGTCAGTTTTCTTGCCAAAGGTCGACGATTCTTTCCATTAATAGTGCTCTTTCAATAATAACGACTTACTGTTTTAAAAAGCCTATAACATTGCTCCATCTGTACCCCCTTCCCCGACCACAAAAACTACAATACTACTATATTTGGACGAGGGTAGAATTATTCCATATCATCCCTTACTTCAAAGGTACGATTATATATGATGTAATAATAAGGACAGAATTATTTAAGCCGATGGCTTCTTTGGTGAAGGCACAAACACATGAAATTAAATAATCACGCATACCAGAGGCTCTTTCGCTGATCTCACTGATTATAGTTCGATTAATCAAAAACAATCAAACTTAAGTCCTACGAAGTCAGGTAGAACCATTAAAACCCTTCACTTGACCACATGaatataacataaaattgagaatggaaatggggaatgagacagcaaccctacCATAGAACAGTACACATTATGTTCCAAATGTATTATGGGAATGTTGTGAATGTAGAATCAGCTGTTGGTTGAATACTGATAAAACGAAGACGAAatcaacagttataaaaaaaaaacacaaaagcacACTGATAGTTTAAATAAAGCCtggaattatttttgtattcCAATGTGTAATTTATATTAACTATTAACAAATAAGAGTTAAAACGGGATGTTTTAAATTGGTTCGTTTTTGTCTATGAAACACATCATGGTCATGACCAttcgcgtatggtccaaatactcacaTGGTTCGGAAAGAATACATGTAGCATACCGTATAGCGCATTATTTTTGCGGtgtgtaatttttttattattttcgcgGATACAATAAAATCGCCAAAAATAAATTCCTCTAGTGTACAttcaaatatattcataaaagttttgaatccaccAGAATAATAACTGCCAGAGTATTTCGTATTCCTTTTTCATTgcgaatttttaaattttacacctGCAAAGATTACCCGCTATAGGGTATAACACattctttaaattttctataGTTAATACATGATAAGGGTATATTTTATGTGTCGATgttgtttaaaatgtcatttaggTTCATTTTGTAGGTTTCGACAGTCGTTTGTCAAGATGTTGTTCAATGGCAAGGTTACCATATTGTTTTACAGGTTTTAACAAGATGAAAAgtaatgttttatcttttgaaaacAGACATCTATGTTGATACAATAATTTTTCGaataaacatgtacattttttaccATTACAGTTACATGTGGTGGAACTTTTAAAGGGCCAGAGGGAAGGTTTACATCACCTCATTATCCTTCAAAGTATTGTAATGGACAACTATGTACTTACACCATAATAGTTGAGGAAGGATCTAAAGTAATGTTGAACTTTACTTTCTTCGAATTGGAATACGCTTTTGATATAGTTAAGGTATACACATATATTAAACAATCAGAATACAATAAATATCATGCTATATTGATATTATTCTTGCATTCATACTTGTTTTGATAAAGCTAAATATTAGAAAATAGTAGCTTTATACATGTTTAACTCGTGTAGGATgtagttttttgtgtgttttcttGTATACAAATAGAGATGGAATTatcaaaatgtcattttcaaaGGTTAAAAATAGTTTATTAAGCCTAAAATCGTGATGCAAAATAGCAAGGTCGAAGGATAACAAGTGTACAAAACCTTGTACTGCATTTTACATATAACCATCACCAATCATTATAATGAAGCGGTTGGTTCAGAATTTGATTACGAAGATTCAGAAACtactaaatattacaaaatagtagttttgtcaatacatgtttaATTCGGGTATGCAGTAGTATAACAAATACCAATCATTACAATGAAGCGGTTGATCTCAGATAATTCAGaaagtatttatattttgatttatatagtGATACCCATTGTGATGGTGGACGTGTCGATGTGATAtgaaattcaaacatttttacatatttaaaaacatatttttgagtaGGTTTATGATGGCGAAATTATCACAGATACAGCAATGGGATATTTACATGGTCGACTCTTTGAAGGATTAGAATTTACTTCGACTTCCAACAAAATGTTAATTGTCTTCGAGTCTGATAGTTCCGGTGCCCATCCTGGGTTCAGTGCAATTTACAAAACACTACAGTAAGTGACATTTACAGTAAATCATGACCCTCACCCTAAAAAATAGTGCAGTTTACTTAGACTTTGATAACAGTAAAACCTGTAAGTAtctataggcaacagtagtataccgctgttcataactcataaatccatggacaaaaaacaaaatcggggtaacaaactaaaaccgagagaaacgtattaaatataagaggagaacaacgatacaacactaaaatgtaacacacacagaaacgggccaagcatcagacaaaatcccacgagaataacaaatataacatcaaaaccaaatacatgaatttgggatagacaagtaccgtgacacgtcttatcgcaatgtgaatttacactcaggTAGTGAGAGTCACAGCTTATGAAATGATCGACATTTTCGTtcattacaaattaaaataaaattgatatatatatcaagttgagaaggtttttttttatcatgatacATGATTTCTACAAATACAGCAATTCTTGCTAATTTTTTTTCGGAAAGCTGGCCGTTTAGATTATACCAAATCATATAAAGTCAAGATATAACTAAAATAGTCTCCTACGTTAACTCAAAGtctttttcatattatttatctATCTTACTACAGAATGTTATACAAACTGCCATAACATTTATGTTAGCGTTAAACGATTATCAGTTTCTGAATAAAGCAAAGGATAATATATTACTATGTTTGAAGAGTTGCTATCAAACATAACTGTTTCTAATAcaatgtgtacagaatagttgTTGAGGTTAATTAGATGTAGTAAACAATGTAAAATAGAATATAACTGTATGATGAAATTCACCATACAGTTGTAGTGCATTCAATTACTTAGCTTTTTGGCACAAAAGTTAGAAATTTTGGACCTCAAAGCTCTTGACCTTCGTGTTTAAAAAAAAGCctctttggattcgagcgtcagtgaTAACTATTGTGTTGGCGACAATTGTGTCTGGTATGAAagcaaaatgtaatcctggtatcgatgaatttatatgcatatataaGAAACAGctcaaataaatatgaaaaagcaGTCTTGTGCTACAACATGTATACCTTTACATGGAGTTACTTATCTTGTTTTTAATATACAATGGGGAACACAGTGTTCTTAAAATTGATTGTGTTTACTATTAAACAGTGCTAAAAATGACATGATATTTGGACAATATGAACTAATTTTTGCTACTTTTTGCAACACTTTATAAGTACGATATAACATACTACGTTCGAAATTACAAACACGTATTTAAAAAGACAACAATGATTGAAATGTATTATTAGACAACGGTGTGTAAAAATTGTGCAAagttatcaaaatgaaaaatttgaaagcTACACCGTCTAATTCACTACTCATTAGGCGTATTACATATGATTGTTTACgcaaatgttattttgttatggAGTATCGATCGTTATCAAGaattaatgttatttattattatcatttatgaataatattcattttaatttcaattcatgTTTATTTTGCAGATGATTTGCCTTCATGACATGCACAAAGTGGAAATACTATCAGAAAGGAgttgataataaaaaatgttacCTGCAACATACTTCgttttttgtaattcataatcaatagttaaaacatttgtttagaaCAATCATCCCTACGTGTAAAACCATGATAGTAAAAAGACTCATAGTTGATGTTTTTAAGTCGTAAATCAATCTATTTAGTTTTCGATCATACGTCCAAACTGACAAATAAATCGAATATGTTTTATTAGCGCAAGAGCCGAAGGGAAACCGTATTTAAGGATCAAGTCTAACATTGGTTTATGTCAGTTGTAAACAAAGATCACAACCCACATCGTTTGATCAGTTTTGTTGTATATCTGTGCTGTATGATTTCACAGTTTTTGCGGATTGATTCTAACCATTGTCATATCAACCAATTCAGACGTTCGATTGAGCACACTTTTCAATGTATTCCTTCTTCACTGTTTTGTTAGAagagtttaactttttttttaatcaaaaacttATTTGTTACCTATATATCTGTCTCATTTATTCTTGAAAGAGTAATAACGGGGaaataattttacaatagttCAAATTCATGTATAACGTTAAGTTTTGCATACactatataattagttatcaaaagtaccaggattataattaagtacgccaaacgcgcgtttcgtctgcatcagactcatcagtgacgcttatatcaaaaaagttataaagccatacaagtacaaagttaaagagcattgagaattcaaaattcgaaaaagttttgccaaatacggctaaggtaatcttttcctggaacaagaaaatccttagtttttcgaaaaattcaaagttttgttaacaggaaatttgtaaaagtgaccacataattgacattcatgtcaacaccgaagtgctgactactgggctggtgataccatcggggacgaaacgtccaccagcagttgcatcgacccagtggtgtaaatagttatcaaaagtaccaggattataatttagtatgccagacgcgcgcttcgtctacataagactcattagtgacgcttatatcaaaaaagttataaagcgaAACAAGTCCAAAGTTGAATAGcactgaggatccaaaattccaaaaggtggtgccaattacggctaaggtaata includes:
- the LOC139503771 gene encoding kremen protein 1-like, with product MKFVLVLAIFIVCAAAVTVLKVKNTRQCKAKGGMCKQTCAVDEEDTGSCCHNSNRCCQPPTCIDTLQYAQCKAKNGESKPVCDVNEQDTGIGPFCNTNRCCEPPICIVSVDCNCKSSTSKCHPDTEYQDNAGNCSGSNRCCKPCCLTCGGTFKGPEGRFTSPHYPSKYCNGQLCTYTIIVEEGSKVMLNFTFFELEYAFDIVKVYDGEIITDTAMGYLHGRLFEGLEFTSTSNKMLIVFESDSSGAHPGFSAIYKTLQ